From the Chitinophaga lutea genome, the window CCCGGCACGCCGGAAGCGGACCGGTACACGTTCGGGTCGGCCAGCAGGTAGCCCAGTTGTTCGAAACGGTTGCCATGGTTGGAACCGGGGTTCTGCGCCCGCAGCAGCATCGGCGCCGCGAGCAAACAGAGCAGGAGTTTGTGCTTCATACTCAATCCATTAATGTTTTCATTCTTTCAATACTCATCATCAGCGCAATACCGAATATGGCTGCGGATATAAACAGGGTCCAGTCGCGGCGCTTCACCGAAGTGAACATCACCAGCAGCTGGGCCAGCAGTAATATGGCGATCACGATCAGGATCTGACCGAATTCGAGCCCCAGGTTAAACGCCAGCAAAGGCTGCACGATATTGGTCTGCGAGCCGAGCATGCTTTTCAGGTAGTTGGAAAATCCCATCCCGTGGATGAGCCCGAAAAACAGGGCGAAAAAATAATTCAGCTGCATGTTGCCGGCCGGCTGCGCCGCGCGGAAAACGTTGGTTAGCGCCGTAATCACAATCGTCACCGGTATCAGGAACTCGATCAGCGCCGTGGGTACTTTGATGATGTTCAGCACGCTGAGCGCAAGCGTAATGGAATGACCCACCGTGAACGCAGTCACCAGTATCAGCACTTTTTTCCAGTCGTTCATCAGGTAAATGGCGCACAATGCCGCCACAAAAAGTATATGATCGTATCCGTTAAAGTCAAGTATATGTTGCCAGCCTTCCTGAAAATACAAGCTGAACTCGCCCATGATTTAGATTTTTGTAACTTCGTAATGATAAACAAGCAAATCTAATAATAAAAATTTTTGGGGTAAATGGGGTTATTATTATGCAAGTGGTTATTGCCGGTATGGATGAGCGCAGTACACCCCTTTTATATGAGCGTCACGGAAATCCGCTACAATACGCCCCGTAAGACGCTGGAAATCAGTTGCCGCATCTTTTCGGACGACCTGGAAAACGCCCTCAAAAAACAATACAACACCACCTTCGACATCATCCGGCCCGCCAACCGCCCCGCCGTGGATTCCATGATCGCGCAATACATCGGCCGGCATCTGCAGGTGAAGGCAGACGGAAAACCCCTTGCCCCGCATTATCTGGGCTACCACATCGAAGAAGACGCCGCCTGGTGTTTCCTGGAGATTACCGGGGTACCAGGACTGAAAAAGCTGGAACTGCGGAACGATATCCTCTACAAAGAACATCCTTCCCAAAGCCATATGATCCACGCCATCGTCAACGAAAAACGGCAGAGCACGAAGATCGACAACCCGAAAACGGACGCCGGGTTTAGTTTTTAGCCGATTTTGCGAATTCCCATTCACTAAAGGGCTATGCAGAAAACGGATAGCAAGCGCACAGTTGCACGTCAACCCATATTTCCAGGTTGTTTAGCCCCACTGTTGTTTTAAAGGAATTTGCGCCGTGAAACGATTTATACATCCTATGGTGAGCATCCATGTACGCCAGGGAAACAGGCTCTTTCGATTTACCATCATGCGGTTCCCTCCAACTTCTATTCCCTGCAATCACTCGCCTACCGGTTATCGAGAAACTTCACCGGCTTGCGGCTTCCCTCGGGGAATTGCATCTTCTGTATTTCGGGCATACTGCAGTATTTCACCTGCGGGATCACCCGCAGCTTCGCCTGGAGGTAGGATTTTATCCGGCGGTCGGCTTCCTCGGATTCCTCTTCGGGATGGAGGTGCAGCAATATCTCGTCGGTACCGATTTCGTTGGAAAACACTTCCACCACAAACTCTTTCACTTCTTCCATTTCACTCAGCAGATCGTATAATGCGGGCGGATAGAGCGTAGTACCTTTGTATTTGATCATCTGTTTGCGGCGGCCGATCACGGGCGAGAGCCGGATGGTCTGACGGCCGCAGCTGCAGGGCTCTTCGATGTACTGGCAGATGTCGCCGGTTTTGTACCGCAGCAGCGGCATGGCTTCCACGCCGAGGGTGGTGATGGTCACCTCTCCCGCCGCACCGGGCGGTACGGGCTGGTCGTTTTCGTCGAGCAGTTCCACGATCAGCAGTTCAGGGTGGTGATGACCGCCCCTGCCCGCTTTACACTCCGTAAATGCCGTTTGCATTTCGGTGGAAGCATACGTGGAAAACAGCTGGATGTTCCATTTGTCGGTGATTTTTTTACCGAGCACGTTATAGGTAAAATCGATGTTGCGGATATTCTCGCCGATGCACACCGCTTTTTTCACGGATGTGGCATTGATGTCGATGCCGTGCTCTTCCGCATAGGCGATCAGTTTCAGCATGAACGACGGTACGGCTACGATGGTGGTGGGCTGTATTCTTTTGATATTTTCCCATTGCAGCGAAGGCACGCCGGGCCCCACCCGCAGCACGCCCGCGCCGAGGCGGCGGATGCCGGAGTAATAAGCCATGCCGGCCATGAACTGCCGGTCGAGCGTAAGCATCAGCTGGTAGATATCTTCATCCGTTCCGCCCGCGCAGCTGAAAGAAATGAACTCATTATAGGTAAGGCGTTCGAGGTCTTTTTCCGTGAGCGGGATGATCACCGGCCGCCCCAGCGTTCCGGAGGTGGTGGTGTATTCCGCGATCTTGCTTTTATCGACGCACAGGAAATCCCAGTTGCGCTGCTGCAGTTCTTCCTTGCCCACGGTGGGAATGCTGCGCAGGTCGTCGACGCTGCGCACTTTGTCGGTATCCACGCCGTGCAGGGCGAACCATTCTTTGTAAAAAGGGGAAAACTGGCGGAGATATCCCAGCAGGTGCTGCAGTTCCTTTGCCTGGAACTGCCGGATGGCCGCGGCCGGTTGCAATTCGATATCTGGTATGTACATAATCGTATTCGTTACAGGAGCACCACGGTGGCCATGGCCACGGCTTTCACGTGCGACAGGGAAACGAATACCTGCCGCCCTTCCAGGCGCCCGGCTGCGTTCCCGATCAGGTGAATTTCCGGTTTGCCGGCTCCGTCGTTCCTGATTTCTATTTCATTAAAATGGATGCCGCTTCCACCCCAGCCCGTTCCCAGCGCCTTGAGAAAGGCTTCTTTGGCGGCGAAGCGGGCGGCGTAGCTTTCATACGGGCTCCCCTGCTTTTCACAATAGGCGATCTCCGCGGGTGTAAACACCAGCTCCCGGAAACCTTCGCCCTTCTGTATCTTGGCGGCTATCCGGTCTACTTCGATGATATCTGTGCCGATGCCTGTCATTTTCTTTTATCACAGTCTGCGATACGTTGCAAAATATGGTCTTTTTCCGCTTTGGTCGCAATCTCTTTCGTCAGCGCCTGTTCGTAATATGTTTTGGCCTGCGCGTACGACCGCTGCCGGTAAAGATAATCCCCCGCCAGCACATACGCATGGTAGTACTGCGGATTGTCGGCCACCATCTGCTGTACGTTCACGGGTTGTTTATCCATGAAAGCGGCCTTCCAGCGCCTGAAATCTACGAATTTCCGGTAATCCGGCGTGTACAGGAAACTGTCGGCGGGCACGATGCCGGCACTGTCGCAAACTTCCACATCCCGCTGCAGCCCTCTCATGGCGAATATTTTATCGAGGTCGTACGCCACGAACTCACCCAGCTGCCACGGCGCCGTAGACACCCATACCTTCCGCTGCTGCGGCTGGAATACCACGGCATGATGGGCGATCAGCTGGTTGAGGGCTTTTTCGTTGCCCATGCCGATGTTCGCATCGTTGAGCCCCTTCTGGTCGCGGAGGATGGCGATGGTTTTGGCCACCGTATTTTTGCCGTTGCGCTGCAACAGCTCCTGCAGGCGCTGATAACGGTAAGGCGAGGCGCTTTCGGCCAGTTGTTCCCTGTTGGAGGTCAATGCGCCCAGGCTGTTGCTCTGGAAGTGATTGGCGCAGGATATTTCGTTGCCCTTCGGGTCGTACAGCGCCAGGGTGTCGGGCGTTTTTTCGATGATGGCGGCGCGGTTGTCGTTGGCGGATCCGATCAGGAAAGATTCGGATACGAACATTTTCCGCCGCCTCGCTATCCCGTACGCTTCTTCGATATTTTTGGCGTATTGCAGTATCTCGCGGGCCACTAAAGACACAGGCGTGGCGGAGCCGGAAGGCAGGTCCGACTTGGCGGCGTTGATGGTCACGGTAAGGCCCTGGGCGTTCATGCCGCTCACCACACCGGTAAACCCGCCCCAGGTGATCATCATGAACGGATAACCTTTGTCGGGCCGGTAAAACGCCACGATCTTTTCTTCGGCGAACTTGTCGCCCACATAAAAATCGAAGTTCCGCCCGATGATGAGGCTGCTGTCTTCGGAGCGGCCGTTCCAGGTACCGAAGGAGGTGCAGCCCACCAGGGCCATGTTCTGCAGGGCATGACCGATATCGTGCGCGGCATGATAGTTCATGATGCGCTGGTAGTTGGAACCGATATAACCGTATTGGTCGGATGCGGCGAACGATACGCCGTAAATCTCTTCTTTGTATTCTTCGGGCACGTTCTCATCCATATGCCGGTTAAACCAGCCGATGAGGTATTTCAGGAAATGCTGGTAACTTTTGGAGGGGATCATCTTACCGATCTGTTCGGTGAAATGGTCTTCCTGCCGCTTCACCAGTTCCGCGGCAAGCTTGCCGTACACCACGCCGCGCTCGAACGGCTTGCCTTCCACGTACATTTCGTACAGCCCGCTGCGGCTCTTCCGGAACCAGCTGTTACCGAGCGTGTAAGCGGTGGAATCAAGCTGCGTGCGCTGCCATTGCAGGCTGCTTTTGTCGGCGATCTCCGGCGGCGCCATCCTGGCCACGATGTAGAGGTAGATGAACAGCCCCACGATCAGCAGCACAAAAAAACCGAGGACGTATAACAGTCCCTTGAGTATCCTTCTTCCTATATTTTTCGCTTTCGCCATGTTAAGCCGTCTTGATCTCGTGCAACAATTTCTCAAAATCCAAAAACTCCGCCGTGGTCACCAGCGCGCTCATGCTCACGCCCAATATGCCGTGCATATTGAGGTTCTGGCCGGTGAGGTATAAATTCGACAGTTTGGTGCGCGGCGAAATGAGCGTGCGCAGCGGGTCATTGCTGTCTTTCATGATACCGTACATCGAGCCGTCGCTTGTGCCGATATAATCGCGGAAAGAAAGCGGCGTGGCCACGTAATAACTCTGGATGCACTGCCGCAGCACGGGGAAACGTTTCTCCACCATGTCGAGCACCTTTTCGGCCTTTTCTTTCTTGAACGCTTCATAATCTTCCCCGCGGCTCACCTCGTTGGATACGGTGTTGAATGTATCTCCCCAGGGCTCCACGTCGCTGATGTGCATGTACGACATGATCGACAGGGCGTTGGCGAACCGGTGGTCTTTCGCTTCGGGTGAAATGAACATGGCGTAACTGCCGGGCCACTCCGCAGGCGAACATTTGACGCTGCCCCACACGCTCTCCAGCTCATGGTAATAGTAGTTGTAGTTCATATGCGGGAACATGCCGGGTTTCAGCACGGCGTTCACCATCAGCGCGGAGGTGGAGTTTTCGAGCGATTTCACGCGGCTGCGGTATGCCTGGCGGATAGTATCGCTTTCCAGCATGTCGAGCGTATTGGCAGGGTGTGCGTTGGAAATAAAGTGGCTGCCGGTAAACCGTTTCCCTTCGGCCGTTTCCACGTATTGCACCTCCTTCCCTTCCGCCACGATCTTTTTCACCTGCTGATGTTTCAGGATGGTGCCGCCGTTTTCGAGGATGCTGCGGGCCAGCCATTTCCCGATCTGCGACCCGCCGTTCACGCACTTCCACGAACTTTCGATGTAACTGTTGAGCACCAGCGCATGCACGTACATGGGCGTTTTGCCTTCCACGCCGGCATACAGCGGGTTGTTGGCGGCCAGCACCTCCGTGAGGCGGCGGTTGGTGCTCAGGCTGTTGATATATTCGGCGGCATCGATACCGAGCACACTTTCCTTTTCTTCAAAACCACCCATCCGCAGGTTGTACAACGGGAACTTGTCGCAGATGTGGCGAAGCATGTTACAGTATTCTCGGAGGGCCTTTTCTTCACCGGGAAAGTCCTTCAGCAGGCCCTGGATGAAATTCTCGTAGCCCTGCGCCATTTTGTACTCTTTGGGGTCGCCATGGAACGCGATGCGGTCGAAACAATCCATGTCGAGCCGCTTCAGGTTGAGCTTGTCCATGATGCCCAGGTAGCGGAATATCTGGTAGAGATTCTGCCCGGGCTCCAGGCCGCCCACGTAGTGAACGCCGGAGTCGAACACGGTTTTATCGCGACTGAAAGTCTGCAAACACCCGCCGATCTGTTTATTCTTTTCCAGCACGCACACTTTGTAGCCGTTCTTGCTCAGAATCGCCCCACAGGTCAAACCGCCCAGGCCACTGCCGATGATCACCACATCGTATCTATGCATATTGCTCGCTGAATGAATGTTTAATAATAAAAATCACGTTCGATGTGTACCGCGTGTTATCGATCTGCTCCACGGTGGCCCCGTTCCGTTCCACAATGGCGCGGAGGGCCCTGGAGGAGAAAAACGACAACGGTTCGCCGTCCGTTTTGTTGAAGCCCAGCAGTTTGGTGCTGAACAGCTCGGTGAGCCGCGTGCCTTTGTGCCGTTCTTTCAGGTCGGCATCGCCGTCGCGCACGATGATCACGCCACCGGGATTCAGTTTGCTGATGCACTGCTGCAGCAGCTTTTCCTGTGCTTCCGGCTGCAGGTAATGCAGCACGTCGAGTATCACGAATGCGTCCTGGTGCTCCAGGGTATACTGCGTGATGTCGGCGGCTTCAAACCGGATATGTTCGTTGCGGAGGTAACAATGCTGCGCCACCGCAATTTTTTCTTCGTCATAGTCTACTCCCAGTATCTGCCGTTCCGCGCTCAGGAAATGCAGCATGTAACTCATAAACCCGTAGCCGCAGCCGATGTCCATGATTTTGCCGGATTTGGGCAGCAGGTTATGGAACAGGCTGTAGTTGTCTTCGAGTTTGGTTTTGATGCGCATGTACCACTCCAGCACGGGGCCTTTGTAAAGATACTGGTAAATCAGCTGCTCGCGGTAATAGGCGGGCGTTTCGATTTCCTTCCGCAGCTGCTCGTATTCCTGTTTGAAATAACGGCTGATCATGCGGGTGCGGGTGCTGTAGTTATCGCCCCACCGTTTGTCGTCGGGCGCGATGCGCGGCAGGTACTTCATCGTAACGATGCCGTCTTTGAGCAGGAAATCGTTTTTAGACATGGTATAGGCCGTGCCGTGGATGACGGCGGGCAGAATGTCGAGCTGCAGCTGTTCGGCGAGGTAAAACGCGCCTTTGTGGAACCGTTTGATGCTCGCATCGGTGGAACGGGTGCCTTCGGGGTAAATCACGATGGAATAGCCGTTGTTCACCCGGTCGCGCAGCTTTTCGATGCTGCCTTCCACCCCTTCGGCCACCGGGTAATAGTCGGCCATCTTCACCACGTAACCGAACAGCGGCGAATTGTACACCCACTGGTTGGTAAGCAGCACCACGTTCGGGTGCATGGCGGTGGACATGAGAATATCGAGGAAACTCTGGTGATTGCTGATCACCACCGCGGGTTTCTTGAAATCCTCACCCGTGGTGTTGATGGTGCGCTTGCGGATATTGCCCATGATGTGCAGCAAACTCCAGGTAAACCACGATAATATCCAGTGATAGATCTTTTTGCCCTTTTCGATGTTGAAGGGGTTGATACGCGTGAGCAACACCCCCAGGATGGTAAGCAGCACCGCTCCCATCGCATAATAGAAAAACGCGAACATGGATTTGCTCCAGCTCCAGAGTTTCCAGGGCGGCCGCATTTTTTTGACGCGGTTGGTGATGAGCCAGTTGAAAAACAGGGGAATGAGCACCTGCGAAGTGAGCACCACGCTCATGATGCCGATCACCGCAATCAGCGCAATGGAGCGCAGGGACGGATGTTTGGCGAAGATGAGCACCCCCAGCCCGAGGATGGTGGTAATGGCGGAAAAGAAGATGGATGATTTGAACGACGGCAGATGTTTGCTGCCGGACTTGTATTCCTGCTGCAGCCCGTCCATCGTAAAAATGCTGTAGTCGTCGCCCAAACCGAATATGAAGGTAGACAGGATGATGTTGACGATGTTGAAAGGAATACCGAACAGCCCCATGATACCGAGTATCCACACCCAGCTGATGAGCATCGGGATGAAGGTGATCAGCGCCAGTTCTATCCGCCCGTAACTCAGCAGCAGCGCGAAAAACACGAGCAGCGAGGTCATCCAGGCGATGGTATTGAATTCTTCGCGGACAACTTCCGCGAGGCGGTTGGCGGTATATTGTTTGTCGAATACCACCGTGCCGGGCTGTTTTTCCAGCGCGGCATACACGGCGTCTTTCTGCGCGGGATCCACTTTCAGCAGGCTCACCACGGAAGCGCCCGTGTTTTTCACCGTCACAAAATCGCTTACGCCATTCACCTGCATCAGCGGCGATTGCTCCGGAGGCACAGGCGTATAGTCTTTCGACAGCATGGCGGCAAACGCGTCGAATGCGGCCGGTTTGAATTTATAACGGTCGCCTTCCGTGCGCAGCGTTTGTAGAAGGCGCGCTTGTTTTTCCGGTGTCCAGTAAGCTTTCCAGCGGGCGATACGTTGCGCCTGTTCCTGCTCCGACAGTACCAGGTTGCCGGTGCCGCTCACCTGTTTGACGATGCCTTTGTCCACCAGCGCCTGCATGGCCGCGCCGGTCGCTTCACGGTGTCGCAGCGCCTCCCCGAGGGTTTTACCTTCGGAGATCATGTAGACCGATTGCGCCGTGAAAGCATTGAGTTTGTTGAGCTGTGCTTCCGCCCGCTGCAAATGTTCCGGCATGAAGTTCATCCGCATCATGTCGCTCTCGAACGTCACGTTGCGGGCGGTAAAGAAAAACACAACGGTCAGGGCGAAGATGCCCATTACCAGGTATTTGTTGCGCTCTGGTCGCCAGTTGGATAATTTGTCGATGAGGTTATGCTTTGCCGCAGCGGGCGCAGCACTGCCGGCGGCGATGAGATGCGGCAGGATGATGAGGGAAAACAGCGAGGCCCCGATGAGGCTGAAGGCGGCAAACAGGCCAATGTCCTGCAGCATGGGCGACTGTACGAATTGCAGGCAGAGGAAACCGCCCACCGTGGTGAAGCTCCCCACCGTCATGGGCGTGGCCAGGTCTTTGATCACCAGCCGGATGTCCGGCAAATGGCGGTGATGATTGAATACATGCAGGGAATAGTTGACGGCGATGCCCAGCACCACACAGCCTGCCCCCAGCGCGATCACGGAAATCTGCCCTTTGATGAGGTATACCACCGCCAGGGAGAACAACGCGCCGAATACCACGGGCAGCATCACCAGCAGCGGCGCGCGTTTTTTCCGGAAAAACAGGGCGATGAGCACGATCAGCAGCAGCACGGTAATGCCTTGCGTGAAATACGTATCCTGCCGCAGCTGGGCCGCATTGCCCGCGGAAACGGCCGTAGCGCCGAAATAACTGATGGCCCGCTGCGGGTGCTGCGTATGCAGCGAATCGATCAGCGCATCGAGGCCGGTCAGCAGCGGTTTGTTTTTACCCGTGGCGCCGGGCGGGAATTGCGGGGTGATGAACAGCAATACGGTGCGGTGGTCTTTCGAGATCACGAACCCG encodes:
- a CDS encoding DUF6702 family protein is translated as MSAVHPFYMSVTEIRYNTPRKTLEISCRIFSDDLENALKKQYNTTFDIIRPANRPAVDSMIAQYIGRHLQVKADGKPLAPHYLGYHIEEDAAWCFLEITGVPGLKKLELRNDILYKEHPSQSHMIHAIVNEKRQSTKIDNPKTDAGFSF
- a CDS encoding phytoene desaturase family protein encodes the protein MHRYDVVIIGSGLGGLTCGAILSKNGYKVCVLEKNKQIGGCLQTFSRDKTVFDSGVHYVGGLEPGQNLYQIFRYLGIMDKLNLKRLDMDCFDRIAFHGDPKEYKMAQGYENFIQGLLKDFPGEEKALREYCNMLRHICDKFPLYNLRMGGFEEKESVLGIDAAEYINSLSTNRRLTEVLAANNPLYAGVEGKTPMYVHALVLNSYIESSWKCVNGGSQIGKWLARSILENGGTILKHQQVKKIVAEGKEVQYVETAEGKRFTGSHFISNAHPANTLDMLESDTIRQAYRSRVKSLENSTSALMVNAVLKPGMFPHMNYNYYYHELESVWGSVKCSPAEWPGSYAMFISPEAKDHRFANALSIMSYMHISDVEPWGDTFNTVSNEVSRGEDYEAFKKEKAEKVLDMVEKRFPVLRQCIQSYYVATPLSFRDYIGTSDGSMYGIMKDSNDPLRTLISPRTKLSNLYLTGQNLNMHGILGVSMSALVTTAEFLDFEKLLHEIKTA
- a CDS encoding trifunctional MMPL family transporter/lysophospholipid acyltransferase/class I SAM-dependent methyltransferase — encoded protein: MGTLFISVYNFFNTRKWLLWLFTLGCFALCGWLASRISLEEDITRVLPQDKKIAHLQQFMQNSKFADKLVVMLAQQDSTAAPEPDSLTALAEVFGARLQQADLQPYIKSVQAQTDESQVLELMHAVQEHLPVYLEEKDYAAIDSLIAPEAVAHKVADNYNTLLSPAGLVFKQMIQADPVGISWLGVKKLDQLQAGGQFELYNGFVISKDHRTVLLFITPQFPPGATGKNKPLLTGLDALIDSLHTQHPQRAISYFGATAVSAGNAAQLRQDTYFTQGITVLLLIVLIALFFRKKRAPLLVMLPVVFGALFSLAVVYLIKGQISVIALGAGCVVLGIAVNYSLHVFNHHRHLPDIRLVIKDLATPMTVGSFTTVGGFLCLQFVQSPMLQDIGLFAAFSLIGASLFSLIILPHLIAAGSAAPAAAKHNLIDKLSNWRPERNKYLVMGIFALTVVFFFTARNVTFESDMMRMNFMPEHLQRAEAQLNKLNAFTAQSVYMISEGKTLGEALRHREATGAAMQALVDKGIVKQVSGTGNLVLSEQEQAQRIARWKAYWTPEKQARLLQTLRTEGDRYKFKPAAFDAFAAMLSKDYTPVPPEQSPLMQVNGVSDFVTVKNTGASVVSLLKVDPAQKDAVYAALEKQPGTVVFDKQYTANRLAEVVREEFNTIAWMTSLLVFFALLLSYGRIELALITFIPMLISWVWILGIMGLFGIPFNIVNIILSTFIFGLGDDYSIFTMDGLQQEYKSGSKHLPSFKSSIFFSAITTILGLGVLIFAKHPSLRSIALIAVIGIMSVVLTSQVLIPLFFNWLITNRVKKMRPPWKLWSWSKSMFAFFYYAMGAVLLTILGVLLTRINPFNIEKGKKIYHWILSWFTWSLLHIMGNIRKRTINTTGEDFKKPAVVISNHQSFLDILMSTAMHPNVVLLTNQWVYNSPLFGYVVKMADYYPVAEGVEGSIEKLRDRVNNGYSIVIYPEGTRSTDASIKRFHKGAFYLAEQLQLDILPAVIHGTAYTMSKNDFLLKDGIVTMKYLPRIAPDDKRWGDNYSTRTRMISRYFKQEYEQLRKEIETPAYYREQLIYQYLYKGPVLEWYMRIKTKLEDNYSLFHNLLPKSGKIMDIGCGYGFMSYMLHFLSAERQILGVDYDEEKIAVAQHCYLRNEHIRFEAADITQYTLEHQDAFVILDVLHYLQPEAQEKLLQQCISKLNPGGVIIVRDGDADLKERHKGTRLTELFSTKLLGFNKTDGEPLSFFSSRALRAIVERNGATVEQIDNTRYTSNVIFIIKHSFSEQYA
- the acpS gene encoding holo-ACP synthase, yielding MTGIGTDIIEVDRIAAKIQKGEGFRELVFTPAEIAYCEKQGSPYESYAARFAAKEAFLKALGTGWGGSGIHFNEIEIRNDGAGKPEIHLIGNAAGRLEGRQVFVSLSHVKAVAMATVVLL
- a CDS encoding C45 family autoproteolytic acyltransferase/hydolase translates to MAKAKNIGRRILKGLLYVLGFFVLLIVGLFIYLYIVARMAPPEIADKSSLQWQRTQLDSTAYTLGNSWFRKSRSGLYEMYVEGKPFERGVVYGKLAAELVKRQEDHFTEQIGKMIPSKSYQHFLKYLIGWFNRHMDENVPEEYKEEIYGVSFAASDQYGYIGSNYQRIMNYHAAHDIGHALQNMALVGCTSFGTWNGRSEDSSLIIGRNFDFYVGDKFAEEKIVAFYRPDKGYPFMMITWGGFTGVVSGMNAQGLTVTINAAKSDLPSGSATPVSLVAREILQYAKNIEEAYGIARRRKMFVSESFLIGSANDNRAAIIEKTPDTLALYDPKGNEISCANHFQSNSLGALTSNREQLAESASPYRYQRLQELLQRNGKNTVAKTIAILRDQKGLNDANIGMGNEKALNQLIAHHAVVFQPQQRKVWVSTAPWQLGEFVAYDLDKIFAMRGLQRDVEVCDSAGIVPADSFLYTPDYRKFVDFRRWKAAFMDKQPVNVQQMVADNPQYYHAYVLAGDYLYRQRSYAQAKTYYEQALTKEIATKAEKDHILQRIADCDKRK
- a CDS encoding phenylacetate--CoA ligase family protein yields the protein MYIPDIELQPAAAIRQFQAKELQHLLGYLRQFSPFYKEWFALHGVDTDKVRSVDDLRSIPTVGKEELQQRNWDFLCVDKSKIAEYTTTSGTLGRPVIIPLTEKDLERLTYNEFISFSCAGGTDEDIYQLMLTLDRQFMAGMAYYSGIRRLGAGVLRVGPGVPSLQWENIKRIQPTTIVAVPSFMLKLIAYAEEHGIDINATSVKKAVCIGENIRNIDFTYNVLGKKITDKWNIQLFSTYASTEMQTAFTECKAGRGGHHHPELLIVELLDENDQPVPPGAAGEVTITTLGVEAMPLLRYKTGDICQYIEEPCSCGRQTIRLSPVIGRRKQMIKYKGTTLYPPALYDLLSEMEEVKEFVVEVFSNEIGTDEILLHLHPEEESEEADRRIKSYLQAKLRVIPQVKYCSMPEIQKMQFPEGSRKPVKFLDNR
- a CDS encoding HupE/UreJ family protein encodes the protein MGEFSLYFQEGWQHILDFNGYDHILFVAALCAIYLMNDWKKVLILVTAFTVGHSITLALSVLNIIKVPTALIEFLIPVTIVITALTNVFRAAQPAGNMQLNYFFALFFGLIHGMGFSNYLKSMLGSQTNIVQPLLAFNLGLEFGQILIVIAILLLAQLLVMFTSVKRRDWTLFISAAIFGIALMMSIERMKTLMD